One region of Blattabacterium cuenoti genomic DNA includes:
- a CDS encoding type I restriction enzyme HsdR N-terminal domain-containing protein, producing the protein MYSLNLFIKKYLYIKKIKNNVLIFCIIRKKFYSFTHEEVIRQYIIFLLKKVKNYKNSNIWVEYPLIINKLSKRIDILVIYNKKPHIIIECKAPKKSITQKTFDQISLYNQVIKAPFLMISNGLKNFIFKVNKYKKKFFFIKKIP; encoded by the coding sequence ATGTATTCTTTAAATTTATTTATAAAAAAATATTTATACATAAAAAAAATAAAAAATAATGTACTTATATTTTGTATAATTAGAAAAAAATTCTATTCATTTACTCATGAAGAAGTAATACGACAATATATAATTTTTTTACTAAAAAAGGTAAAAAATTATAAAAACTCAAATATATGGGTTGAATATCCTTTAATAATAAATAAATTATCTAAAAGAATAGATATATTAGTTATATATAATAAAAAACCACATATTATTATTGAATGTAAAGCTCCAAAAAAATCTATAACACAAAAAACTTTTGATCAAATATCTTTATATAATCAAGTTATAAAAGCCCCATTTTTAATGATAAGTAATGGGTTGAAAAATTTTATTTTTAAAGTTAACAAATACAAAAAAAAATTTTTTTTTATAAAAAAAATACCATAA
- the pheT gene encoding phenylalanine--tRNA ligase subunit beta: MKISYNWLKKYISIDMDIKKISNILTDIGLPIKSIKKITDIKDYILDIEITPNRTDAMSHYGIARDLYTVLKFRGYKVHLSKPIIDNEIYFHNNKYIQIFLEENKKCIRYSVILLFKIKIDTSPNWLISSLESIGIKSINNIMDIIHYVMYELGIPIHVFDLDKIIGNKIFIKNAQSSMHLQSIDNKEIIVNKKDLIISDSDQPLSIAGIINNINYNIHIKTKNIFLGIACFDPIIIRIFGKKHLIKTDVQYLLEKGIDPNLTIYALRRASFLIKEITNTKKNISNIIDVYPHPITFKKIKLRYKKIINTIGVKISKKKIKNILSLLEINIHSENDNYLLVIIPTYRIDVKREIDLIEEILRIYGINKIKISNQIKVSPIPIFFYRKENEIRRCLSQQLVCYGFQEIISNTIIKNDQYSSLLNSFFKREEIKIINPLTKNYNSMRSSLLFGMIDCIKYNYNRIFNKNFKFFEIGKIYYRNNNKFLEKTYLSISIFQIIQISENNFKINNYPFFYLKGIIEQIFQKSGIFDYTQICSKHPLLEESISILLNNKKLAELGIVKNNFFKKKNIFYAEIDWEYLVSIIQDKKIIYIPFSKYPTSKRDLSLLVEKNVSFEEINQLIKNKENHIIKKIQYDLYEGINIPKSKKSYTISFFFESQEKTLTDNIINDSMKKIEYLLKNKLKAEIRNK; the protein is encoded by the coding sequence ATGAAAATATCATATAATTGGCTTAAAAAATATATTTCCATTGATATGGATATCAAAAAAATATCTAATATTTTAACTGATATAGGTTTACCAATAAAAAGTATAAAAAAAATTACGGATATAAAAGATTATATTTTAGATATAGAAATTACTCCTAATCGTACGGATGCTATGAGTCATTATGGAATTGCACGTGATTTATATACAGTTTTAAAATTTCGTGGTTATAAAGTGCATTTATCTAAACCAATAATAGATAATGAAATATATTTTCATAACAATAAATATATTCAAATTTTTTTAGAAGAAAATAAAAAATGTATAAGATATTCTGTTATACTTCTCTTTAAAATAAAAATAGATACATCTCCAAATTGGTTAATTTCTAGTTTAGAATCTATAGGAATAAAATCTATAAATAATATAATGGATATAATTCATTATGTGATGTATGAATTAGGAATACCTATACATGTTTTTGATTTAGATAAAATAATAGGAAATAAAATTTTTATAAAAAATGCTCAATCATCTATGCATTTACAATCTATAGATAATAAAGAAATAATTGTTAATAAAAAAGATCTGATTATATCAGATTCTGATCAACCATTATCTATAGCTGGAATTATTAACAATATTAACTATAATATACATATAAAAACTAAAAATATTTTTTTAGGAATCGCTTGTTTTGATCCTATTATTATACGAATTTTTGGAAAAAAACATTTAATAAAAACAGATGTTCAATATTTACTTGAAAAAGGAATAGATCCTAATTTAACTATATACGCTTTACGAAGAGCTTCTTTTCTTATCAAAGAAATAACTAATACAAAAAAAAATATTTCTAATATTATTGATGTTTATCCTCATCCCATAACATTTAAAAAAATAAAACTTCGTTATAAAAAAATAATAAATACTATAGGAGTAAAAATATCAAAAAAAAAAATTAAAAATATTTTATCATTACTTGAAATAAATATACATTCAGAAAACGATAATTATTTATTGGTTATTATACCTACATATAGAATAGATGTTAAAAGAGAAATAGATTTAATAGAAGAAATATTACGTATTTATGGAATTAATAAAATTAAAATATCTAATCAAATAAAAGTATCACCAATTCCTATATTTTTTTATAGAAAAGAAAATGAAATTAGAAGATGTTTATCTCAACAATTAGTTTGTTATGGATTTCAAGAAATTATTTCTAATACTATAATTAAAAATGATCAATATTCTTCTTTATTAAATTCTTTCTTTAAAAGAGAAGAAATAAAAATTATAAATCCTTTAACAAAAAATTACAATTCTATGCGTTCTAGTTTACTATTTGGAATGATAGATTGTATTAAATATAATTATAATAGAATTTTTAATAAAAATTTTAAATTTTTTGAAATAGGAAAAATATATTATAGAAATAACAATAAGTTTTTAGAAAAAACATATTTATCAATTTCTATTTTTCAAATAATTCAAATATCAGAAAACAATTTTAAAATAAATAACTATCCTTTTTTTTATTTAAAAGGTATAATTGAACAAATTTTTCAAAAAAGTGGAATTTTTGATTATACTCAAATATGTTCTAAACATCCTTTATTAGAAGAAAGTATTTCTATTTTATTAAATAATAAAAAATTAGCTGAACTAGGTATAGTTAAAAATAATTTTTTTAAAAAAAAAAATATTTTTTATGCGGAAATAGATTGGGAATATTTAGTTTCTATTATTCAAGATAAAAAAATAATTTATATTCCATTTTCTAAATATCCTACATCAAAAAGAGATTTATCCTTATTAGTTGAAAAAAACGTTTCTTTTGAAGAGATAAATCAATTAATTAAAAATAAAGAAAATCATATAATTAAAAAAATTCAATATGATTTATATGAAGGGATAAATATACCAAAATCAAAAAAATCATATACAATTAGTTTCTTTTTTGAAAGCCAAGAAAAAACATTAACTGATAATATTATTAATGATTCTATGAAAAAAATTGAATATTTATTAAAAAATAAATTAAAAGCTGAAATAAGAAATAAATAA
- a CDS encoding HU family DNA-binding protein: MNKTELVNSIAEKTGITKIKARNVTDAFIETVIESLKKGVKVTLVGFGTFSVIERNPRNGVNPRTGKRIHIPGKKVAKFKIGAELTKL; this comes from the coding sequence ATGAACAAAACAGAATTGGTTAATTCAATAGCTGAAAAAACTGGAATAACAAAAATAAAAGCAAGAAATGTTACAGATGCATTTATTGAAACGGTAATTGAATCCTTAAAAAAAGGAGTTAAAGTAACCCTTGTCGGATTTGGAACCTTTTCTGTTATAGAAAGAAATCCAAGAAATGGAGTTAACCCTAGAACAGGAAAAAGAATACATATTCCAGGAAAAAAAGTAGCTAAATTTAAAATAGGAGCAGAATTAACAAAATTGTAA
- a CDS encoding DUF2795 domain-containing protein, with protein sequence MYWTLELASHLEDAPWPATKEELIDFAIRTGAPLEVVENLQQLENGEGEIFESIEDIWADYPRDDEDFYWNRDEYEL encoded by the coding sequence ATGTATTGGACTTTAGAATTAGCTTCTCATTTAGAAGATGCGCCTTGGCCTGCAACAAAAGAAGAATTGATTGATTTTGCTATTCGTACTGGAGCGCCTTTAGAAGTAGTTGAAAATCTTCAGCAATTAGAAAACGGAGAGGGGGAGATTTTTGAATCTATAGAAGATATATGGGCTGATTATCCACGTGATGACGAAGATTTTTATTGGAATAGAGATGAATATGAACTTTAA
- the trxB gene encoding thioredoxin-disulfide reductase yields the protein MSLNEKIYNCIIIGSGPSGYSAAIYAARYDLNPIIIEGNQPGGQLTTTNNIDNYLGFPIGISGKYFMEKCKKQAERFNTIIVNKSVVKVILSNKKGGIHHIILEEKHFFKSRGLIIATGSSPKYLGIDKEKKFMGLGISFCATCDGFFHKEKNVAVIGGGDTALEDANYLSNICKKVYLIVRKNYFIASKILQNRILKKKNVIILFCSNVKQIIGDHFLEKIIVVNHKNKTINTISISGLFIAIGHIPNTYIFKNQLNLDERGYIIVNKGTTITSIPGVFAAGDVQDPIYRQAITSAGTGCMAALDLEKYLSLL from the coding sequence ATGTCTTTGAATGAAAAAATATATAATTGTATTATTATTGGTTCAGGACCATCTGGTTATTCTGCAGCTATTTATGCTGCAAGATATGATTTAAATCCTATTATTATTGAAGGTAATCAACCAGGAGGACAATTAACTACTACAAATAATATTGATAATTATTTGGGATTTCCAATAGGTATTAGTGGAAAATATTTTATGGAAAAATGTAAAAAACAAGCGGAACGTTTTAACACTATAATAGTAAATAAATCCGTTGTTAAAGTTATTTTATCTAATAAAAAAGGAGGAATACATCATATTATTTTAGAAGAAAAACATTTTTTTAAAAGTAGAGGTTTAATTATTGCTACAGGTTCTAGTCCTAAATATTTAGGTATAGATAAAGAAAAAAAATTTATGGGATTAGGAATTTCTTTTTGTGCTACTTGTGATGGTTTTTTTCATAAAGAAAAAAATGTAGCTGTAATAGGAGGAGGAGATACAGCATTAGAAGATGCTAATTATTTATCAAATATTTGTAAAAAAGTTTATTTAATAGTTAGAAAAAATTATTTTATAGCATCCAAAATATTACAAAATCGTATTTTAAAAAAAAAGAATGTAATTATTCTATTTTGTTCTAATGTTAAACAAATTATTGGAGATCATTTTTTAGAAAAAATTATAGTCGTTAATCATAAAAATAAAACTATTAATACTATATCTATTAGTGGATTATTTATTGCAATAGGTCATATACCTAATACATATATTTTTAAAAATCAGTTAAATTTAGATGAAAGAGGATATATTATTGTTAATAAAGGGACTACTATAACTAGTATACCAGGAGTTTTTGCTGCTGGAGATGTACAGGACCCTATTTATCGTCAAGCTATAACTTCTGCAGGAACTGGTTGTATGGCCGCATTGGATTTAGAAAAATATTTGTCTTTATTATAA
- the gap gene encoding type I glyceraldehyde-3-phosphate dehydrogenase codes for MSIKIGINGVGRIGKIVLLSALSRKNNIEIVSINDLASIEYLAYILKYDSVHGKFNGDIRIENTNYLVLNNEKRIKVTNEKDPGKINWGNLNIEYVVESTGLFLTKELAYGHLKSGAKKVILSAPPKEDDIPMFVMGVNHKNMKKDDIIISNASCTTNCLSPIVKVLNDNFGILEGLMTTIHASTATQKVVDSISYKDWKAGRSSLVNIIPSSTGAANAVGKIIPSLNGKLTGMAFRVPISDVSVLDFTVYLKNSTNYDKIKYYMKKASETTLKDILGYTEESVVSTDFIGDKRISIFDAGSSIMLSPNFLKIISWYDNEFGYSNKLLDIIEYMHSISK; via the coding sequence ATGTCTATTAAAATAGGAATAAATGGTGTAGGTAGAATAGGTAAAATTGTTTTATTATCTGCATTAAGTCGTAAAAATAATATAGAAATAGTATCTATAAATGATTTAGCTTCTATAGAATATTTAGCTTATATATTAAAATATGATTCAGTTCATGGTAAATTCAATGGTGATATTCGTATTGAAAATACAAATTATTTAGTATTAAATAATGAAAAACGTATTAAAGTTACTAATGAAAAAGATCCTGGTAAAATAAATTGGGGAAATTTAAATATAGAATATGTAGTAGAATCTACTGGTCTTTTTTTAACAAAAGAATTAGCTTATGGTCATTTAAAATCAGGAGCAAAAAAAGTTATTTTATCCGCTCCTCCTAAAGAGGATGATATTCCTATGTTTGTAATGGGTGTAAACCATAAAAATATGAAAAAAGATGATATTATTATATCTAATGCATCTTGTACTACAAATTGTTTATCTCCAATTGTTAAAGTATTGAATGATAATTTTGGAATATTAGAAGGTTTAATGACTACTATACATGCTTCTACAGCTACTCAAAAAGTAGTAGATTCTATTTCTTATAAAGATTGGAAAGCTGGTAGATCATCATTAGTTAATATTATACCATCATCTACAGGTGCTGCTAATGCAGTAGGTAAAATAATTCCAAGTTTAAATGGAAAGTTAACAGGAATGGCTTTTAGAGTTCCTATATCAGATGTATCTGTATTAGATTTTACTGTTTATTTAAAAAATAGTACTAATTATGATAAAATTAAATACTATATGAAAAAAGCATCTGAAACTACATTAAAAGATATATTAGGATATACAGAAGAATCAGTAGTTTCAACAGATTTTATAGGAGATAAAAGAATTTCAATTTTTGATGCTGGTTCTAGCATCATGTTAAGTCCTAATTTTTTGAAAATTATTTCATGGTATGATAATGAATTTGGATATTCTAATAAATTATTAGATATTATAGAATATATGCATTCTATTTCTAAATAA
- a CDS encoding glycine--tRNA ligase produces the protein MIENNRFFDFLVSHAKNYGFIFPSSEIYGGINAVYDYGQYGVELKNNIKKYWWKSMTQLHENIIGIDSSILMHSDIWKASGHVNKFNELLIDNKDSKKRYKPDFLIKEYVERKFTKNSKKKKEILFRLSKSLEKKDFLDIKTIIEELNILDPICKTNNWTKIRYFNMMFKIENEKDLYLRPETAQGIFSNFHNVKKSNRMKIPFGIAQIGKSFRNEFFARKFIFRMREFEQMEMQFFILPEEENKWYEYWKKIRLKWHLMLNLGIKKYKLYQHKHLAHYASAGTDIEFNFPFGFKEIEGIHSRKDFDLKNHELFSGKKLRVYETKKNYIPYVIETSLGLDRIFLAILASSLKEEKLENGSVRTVLKIPYCLSPIKAAIFPLVKKKGIPEIAKKIFNDIKINHRLIYDQKESIGKLYRRQDAIGTPLCFTVDYKTIETDTVTVRYRDTMEQKRIHVKEISKIIEQKTGLINILKKLSRFI, from the coding sequence ATGATAGAAAATAATCGTTTTTTTGATTTTTTAGTTTCTCATGCTAAAAATTATGGCTTCATTTTTCCTTCTAGTGAAATTTATGGAGGTATAAATGCTGTTTATGATTACGGACAATATGGAGTAGAATTGAAAAATAATATCAAAAAATATTGGTGGAAATCAATGACTCAACTTCATGAAAATATAATAGGTATAGATTCTTCTATACTTATGCATTCTGATATTTGGAAAGCATCAGGACATGTTAATAAATTTAACGAATTACTAATTGATAATAAAGATTCTAAAAAAAGATATAAACCAGATTTTTTAATTAAAGAATATGTAGAAAGAAAATTTACAAAAAATTCTAAAAAAAAAAAAGAAATATTATTTCGTTTATCTAAATCTTTAGAAAAAAAAGATTTTTTAGATATAAAAACTATAATTGAAGAATTAAATATTCTTGATCCTATCTGTAAAACAAATAATTGGACAAAAATTCGTTATTTTAATATGATGTTTAAAATAGAAAATGAAAAAGATTTATATCTTCGTCCAGAAACAGCACAGGGTATATTTTCTAATTTTCATAACGTTAAAAAATCTAACAGAATGAAAATACCATTTGGTATTGCTCAGATAGGAAAATCATTTAGAAATGAATTTTTTGCAAGAAAATTTATATTTAGAATGCGAGAGTTTGAACAAATGGAAATGCAATTTTTTATTCTTCCTGAGGAAGAAAATAAATGGTATGAATATTGGAAAAAAATCCGTTTAAAATGGCATTTAATGTTAAATTTAGGAATTAAAAAATATAAATTATATCAACATAAACATTTAGCTCATTATGCTAGTGCAGGAACAGATATAGAATTTAATTTTCCTTTTGGATTCAAAGAGATAGAAGGAATACATTCTCGTAAAGATTTTGATTTAAAAAATCATGAATTGTTTTCAGGAAAAAAATTAAGAGTTTATGAAACTAAAAAAAATTACATTCCTTATGTAATAGAAACTTCTTTAGGATTAGATCGTATTTTTTTAGCTATATTAGCTTCTTCTCTTAAAGAAGAAAAATTGGAAAATGGTAGTGTTCGCACAGTTCTAAAAATTCCTTATTGCTTATCACCAATAAAAGCAGCTATATTTCCTTTAGTTAAAAAAAAAGGTATTCCTGAAATTGCTAAAAAAATATTTAATGATATAAAAATTAATCATAGATTAATTTATGATCAAAAAGAATCTATTGGTAAATTATATCGTAGACAAGATGCTATAGGAACCCCTCTTTGTTTTACTGTAGATTATAAAACGATAGAAACAGATACAGTAACTGTAAGATATAGAGATACTATGGAACAGAAAAGAATTCATGTAAAAGAAATATCAAAAATAATAGAACAAAAAACTGGATTGATAAATATTTTAAAAAAATTATCTCGTTTTATATAA
- the fmt gene encoding methionyl-tRNA formyltransferase, with product MNFFIKLQDKISEFKLQINYMKKFPKIVFIGSNNFSLSSLKELYIKKYNIVGIITNPDFTLCKKKEKYFTPIKKYALKNNIPFLQPKNLLDYSFLKNLEKWNPDIQIVVSFKILPKKVWNLPKMGSLNLHPSILPQYKGAAPINWTIINGESKTGLTTFFIEKKIDSGKILLQKEIKIGKEETAGELEEKLSKIGGYLIIKTLEGILKNKIKPIDQKNMKKKINYSLLKYAPKISNKDCRIQWDNSIESIYNKIRGLCPYPTAWTYLFFNEKIFFRFKIFFVKKIHEVHSFPIGLVIIISYEMKIYVKGGFLFILEGQIEGRKKMNIKNLINGLNIRRNLFVR from the coding sequence ATGAACTTTTTCATAAAATTACAAGATAAAATTAGTGAATTTAAATTACAAATAAATTATATGAAAAAGTTTCCAAAAATTGTATTTATAGGTTCTAATAATTTTTCCCTTTCATCTCTAAAAGAATTATACATTAAAAAATATAATATTGTAGGGATAATTACAAATCCAGATTTTACATTATGTAAAAAAAAAGAAAAATATTTTACACCTATAAAAAAATACGCATTAAAAAATAATATACCTTTTTTACAACCAAAAAATCTTCTTGATTATTCTTTTTTAAAAAATTTAGAAAAATGGAATCCTGATATACAAATTGTTGTTTCTTTTAAAATTTTGCCAAAAAAAGTATGGAATTTACCTAAAATGGGTTCTTTAAATTTACATCCATCTATTTTACCTCAATATAAAGGAGCAGCTCCTATAAATTGGACAATTATAAATGGAGAAAGTAAAACAGGATTAACTACTTTTTTTATAGAAAAAAAAATAGATTCTGGAAAAATTCTTTTGCAAAAAGAAATAAAAATAGGAAAAGAAGAAACTGCAGGAGAACTAGAAGAAAAACTAAGTAAAATAGGTGGCTATTTGATTATAAAAACCTTAGAAGGTATTCTAAAAAATAAAATAAAACCCATTGATCAAAAAAATATGAAAAAAAAAATTAATTATTCCTTGTTAAAATATGCTCCAAAAATATCTAATAAAGATTGTAGAATACAATGGGATAATTCTATAGAATCTATTTATAATAAAATAAGAGGGTTATGTCCTTATCCAACTGCATGGACTTATTTATTTTTCAATGAAAAAATATTTTTTAGATTTAAAATTTTTTTTGTAAAAAAAATACATGAAGTTCATTCTTTTCCAATTGGATTAGTTATTATTATTTCATATGAAATGAAAATTTATGTGAAAGGAGGTTTTCTATTTATTTTAGAAGGACAAATAGAAGGAAGAAAAAAAATGAATATTAAAAACCTAATTAATGGTCTTAACATAAGAAGAAATCTTTTTGTTAGATAA
- the pdxH gene encoding pyridoxamine 5'-phosphate oxidase: MTFDLSNYRKNYKKNSLLELDIPKNPLKLFHNWLEQEKIFSENTEVNAMSISTIGEDGCPETRVVLLKEYSEKGFIFYTNYYSFKGRSIQKIPKICLSFFWEKTERQIIIKGITSKIKKNKSDKYFYKRPKENQIGSWVSRQSTKIPSKEYLLEQYNKWKDFFRKKKTIDRPFYWGGYIVKPYRMEFWQGQSHRLHDRIVYNKLEKNNKWILCRLSP; the protein is encoded by the coding sequence ATGACTTTTGATTTAAGTAATTATAGAAAAAATTATAAAAAAAATTCTTTATTAGAATTAGATATTCCAAAAAATCCTTTAAAATTATTTCATAATTGGTTAGAACAAGAAAAAATTTTTTCTGAAAATACTGAAGTCAATGCTATGTCTATATCCACTATAGGAGAGGATGGTTGTCCAGAAACTAGAGTTGTTTTATTAAAAGAATATTCTGAAAAAGGATTTATTTTTTACACAAATTATTATAGTTTTAAGGGAAGATCTATACAAAAAATACCAAAAATTTGTCTTTCTTTTTTTTGGGAAAAAACAGAAAGACAAATAATTATTAAAGGAATAACATCAAAAATAAAAAAAAATAAATCAGATAAATATTTTTATAAAAGACCAAAAGAAAATCAAATAGGAAGTTGGGTATCTAGACAAAGTACTAAAATTCCATCTAAAGAGTATTTATTAGAACAATATAATAAATGGAAAGATTTTTTTAGAAAAAAAAAAACTATAGATCGTCCATTTTATTGGGGAGGATATATAGTAAAACCATATAGAATGGAATTTTGGCAAGGACAATCTCATAGATTACATGACAGAATTGTTTATAATAAATTAGAAAAAAATAATAAATGGATTTTATGTAGATTATCACCATAA
- a CDS encoding DNA polymerase III subunit beta: protein MYFFVSSFYLFNRLNALYKIKSFNNSGSEYFFFDIVENNKLNIINVISENIISTKIKVNFIGKQSIKKIRIAVYAKYMIDVLNTYSNETILIKKEKNTLNIYSKQGICEIPIIIGLTNLYKTKILEYSSIKITLLSNIFLKILNNTLFYVNSNIKLKPVFNGVYFQFSTCESNFVVKDTFRLVKYSIKKLVFNKNVEFFIPKKSLNIIKKILENEKKNNIVIVYKHRLNIVFYFKHYIFSCPLINDNKQNYDFIINKNYDFIINKNYDFIINKNYDFIINKNYDVSLIIDRLLFLNSIKRISILNKFIYLYINYNELKIFEKDTINYSKMKCKSIFKNFKKIKMVFNSKFLIESLSYLNGKLIYFDLYYLNKIGILRKFTDKKGESIHILIMSTITT, encoded by the coding sequence ATGTATTTTTTTGTTTCTAGTTTTTACCTATTTAATAGGTTAAATGCTTTATATAAAATTAAAAGTTTTAATAATTCAGGTTCAGAATATTTTTTTTTTGATATTGTAGAAAATAATAAATTAAATATTATAAATGTAATATCAGAAAATATAATTTCTACAAAAATAAAGGTTAATTTTATAGGAAAACAATCTATAAAAAAAATAAGAATAGCAGTGTATGCTAAATATATGATAGATGTATTAAATACATACTCAAATGAAACTATTCTTATTAAAAAAGAAAAAAATACATTAAATATTTATTCTAAACAAGGAATTTGTGAAATTCCAATTATTATTGGATTAACTAATTTATATAAAACAAAAATATTAGAATATTCTTCTATAAAAATTACCCTACTTTCAAATATATTTTTAAAAATATTAAACAATACTTTATTTTATGTTAATAGTAACATAAAACTTAAACCTGTTTTTAATGGAGTTTATTTTCAATTTTCTACATGTGAATCAAATTTTGTAGTTAAAGACACTTTTAGACTTGTAAAATATTCTATAAAAAAACTTGTATTTAATAAAAATGTGGAATTTTTTATACCAAAAAAGTCTCTTAATATTATTAAGAAAATTTTAGAAAACGAAAAAAAAAATAATATTGTTATTGTATATAAACATAGACTTAATATAGTTTTTTATTTTAAACATTATATTTTTTCATGTCCGTTAATAAATGATAATAAACAAAATTATGATTTTATAATCAATAAAAATTATGATTTTATAATCAATAAAAATTATGATTTTATAATCAATAAAAATTATGATTTTATAATCAATAAAAATTATGATGTATCATTAATAATAGATAGATTATTATTTTTAAATTCTATTAAAAGAATTTCTATTTTAAATAAATTTATTTATTTATATATTAATTATAACGAATTAAAAATCTTTGAAAAAGATACTATTAATTATTCAAAAATGAAATGTAAATCTATTTTCAAAAATTTCAAAAAAATAAAAATGGTTTTTAATTCTAAATTTTTAATTGAAAGTTTATCTTATTTAAATGGTAAATTAATTTATTTTGATCTCTATTATTTAAATAAAATAGGTATTTTAAGAAAATTTACTGATAAAAAAGGAGAATCTATACATATATTGATTATGTCTACAATAACAACATGA